A single region of the Streptococcus macedonicus ACA-DC 198 genome encodes:
- the zosA gene encoding Lead, cadmium, zinc and mercury transporting ATPase; Copper-translocating P-type ATPase — MKSLITALKEKRALRLYFIGIIIFIIGLLLPISSTVRVLISIIATILSGYHVMLEGIDDTIKETVKKKRFTPNTHILMTLAAIGAIFLGEAVEAALLIFIFAGAHFLEEYVEGKSKREITKLIELNPTEARLINNEGNIEVVSIDKLKIGDRLQVLNGAQVPTDGIILNGSTSIDESTINGESIPREKNVGDIVFGSTINGTGTFTMRVSKDSKDTVFSKILTMVEESQNNLSPTADFIKRFEPHYVNGVLVIFLALIIFSPMFLGWTLTETISRSLVFLVSASPCALAVAAIPATLAGISSLAKQGILFKGGNFLSNLINLKAVAFDKTGTLTEGKPKVVDFYFNPELDGESFRNTLVAMEKQSNHPLANAIVNKFEIQKVDYDIKVENELGTGLSATYQGESYRIAKPSAFKIVSQEWIEKQENFENEGKTVVFIAVNDKVEGLIAIQDTPQKTAISAIQYLNKNQIKTIMITGDAVLTGKAIGKQLGVRDVQANVMPDEKAKIINENKEKYGPTAMIGDGVNDAPALAVADVGIAMGDGTDVAIETADVVLMNNDLGNFVSAHKTSKRLKNIVTQNIIFALLVVLFLVYISLWKNTSVVLSITLHEGSTLVVLLNSLRLLLPNKKDIEGEL; from the coding sequence ATGAAAAGCTTAATTACAGCTTTAAAAGAAAAGAGAGCATTACGCTTATATTTTATCGGAATAATAATTTTTATCATCGGATTATTACTCCCAATATCAAGTACAGTCAGAGTTTTAATTAGCATAATAGCAACTATTTTATCGGGATATCATGTAATGCTTGAAGGGATAGATGATACCATAAAAGAGACAGTCAAAAAGAAAAGATTTACTCCTAATACGCATATTTTAATGACACTTGCCGCAATAGGTGCAATTTTCTTAGGAGAAGCCGTTGAAGCTGCTCTACTAATCTTTATATTCGCAGGGGCACACTTTCTTGAAGAATATGTTGAGGGAAAAAGTAAACGGGAAATTACTAAACTAATAGAACTAAATCCTACGGAAGCTCGTTTAATTAATAATGAGGGAAATATAGAAGTAGTTTCGATTGATAAATTAAAAATAGGTGATAGACTTCAAGTTTTGAATGGAGCGCAAGTTCCAACTGATGGTATCATACTTAATGGTTCAACAAGCATTGATGAGTCAACCATAAATGGTGAAAGTATTCCTCGAGAAAAAAATGTTGGTGATATTGTTTTTGGTTCAACCATTAATGGTACAGGTACATTCACTATGAGAGTATCCAAGGATAGCAAGGATACAGTATTTTCTAAAATATTAACTATGGTTGAAGAGTCACAAAATAACCTTTCACCAACTGCCGATTTCATAAAACGTTTTGAACCACACTATGTCAACGGAGTATTAGTAATATTTTTAGCTTTAATTATATTTTCTCCAATGTTTTTAGGCTGGACATTAACGGAAACAATTTCAAGAAGTTTAGTCTTTCTAGTCTCTGCTTCACCATGTGCATTAGCTGTTGCTGCAATTCCTGCAACATTAGCTGGAATATCATCTTTAGCAAAACAAGGAATACTATTTAAAGGTGGTAATTTTCTTTCAAATTTAATTAATTTAAAAGCTGTCGCTTTTGATAAAACAGGAACATTGACAGAAGGAAAACCAAAAGTAGTAGATTTCTATTTTAATCCCGAACTTGATGGTGAATCCTTTAGAAATACATTAGTAGCAATGGAAAAGCAAAGTAATCACCCATTAGCAAATGCTATAGTTAATAAATTTGAAATTCAAAAAGTTGACTACGATATCAAAGTAGAAAATGAACTTGGGACAGGGTTGAGCGCAACCTACCAAGGAGAAAGCTATCGAATTGCTAAACCAAGTGCTTTTAAAATCGTAAGTCAAGAATGGATTGAAAAACAGGAAAACTTTGAAAATGAAGGAAAAACGGTGGTATTTATTGCTGTTAACGATAAAGTCGAAGGCTTAATAGCAATTCAAGATACTCCTCAAAAGACTGCAATTTCGGCAATTCAATATTTAAATAAGAATCAAATAAAGACTATTATGATAACTGGTGATGCAGTATTAACGGGAAAGGCAATTGGGAAACAGTTAGGCGTAAGAGATGTGCAGGCAAATGTAATGCCTGATGAAAAGGCAAAAATAATAAATGAAAATAAAGAAAAATATGGTCCAACCGCGATGATCGGAGATGGTGTGAATGATGCACCAGCACTTGCTGTAGCAGATGTAGGTATTGCGATGGGAGATGGCACGGATGTAGCTATAGAAACTGCAGATGTAGTATTAATGAATAATGACCTTGGTAATTTTGTGAGTGCACATAAAACTTCTAAAAGATTAAAAAATATTGTAACTCAAAATATAATATTTGCTTTATTAGTTGTTCTATTTTTAGTGTATATTAGTCTATGGAAAAATACCTCGGTGGTACTAAGCATAACATTGCATGAGGGAAGTACGCTGGTTGTTCTGCTAAATTCATTGAGATTATTATTGCCAAATAAAAAAGATATAGAAGGAGAGCTATAA
- a CDS encoding putative transcriptional regulator, giving the protein MENKNYLTIGKLSSYSGIHIKALRYYESIGILHPALIDANNGYRYYSHAHIPYVKIIKLCADYGIPLGTFNDFIKSETEINLTEIIRKASNILELKEKQLKEDKQFLEYIQNEISLSQKLDSSINVDLEQTHEDFILIPFDDVFFSNKYYDTINKTISMLKDLEIEFFNRIGCYYSLQYGNYDKFLALKVRGHSSKLKNIKILHIDHVCVQAQHIEPDKITDELIRLKKLKQNSILILETYENPYNFSTPHLELRILLN; this is encoded by the coding sequence ATGGAAAATAAAAATTATTTGACTATAGGAAAACTTAGCAGCTATTCTGGTATACATATCAAGGCTTTAAGATATTATGAGTCTATCGGCATTTTACATCCAGCATTAATTGATGCTAATAATGGTTACCGCTATTACTCTCATGCACATATTCCATATGTGAAAATTATAAAATTATGTGCTGATTATGGAATTCCTCTAGGGACTTTTAACGACTTTATTAAGTCCGAAACTGAGATCAATTTGACCGAAATCATTAGAAAAGCTAGTAACATATTAGAATTAAAAGAAAAGCAATTAAAAGAGGATAAGCAATTTTTAGAATATATACAAAATGAAATAAGCTTATCTCAAAAACTAGACTCATCAATTAATGTTGATTTAGAGCAAACTCATGAGGATTTTATCTTGATACCTTTCGATGATGTATTTTTTTCAAATAAGTACTATGATACAATTAATAAAACTATCTCTATGTTGAAGGATTTAGAAATAGAATTTTTTAACCGAATTGGGTGTTATTATTCACTCCAGTATGGTAACTACGATAAATTTCTTGCCTTAAAAGTTCGGGGCCACTCATCAAAGTTAAAAAACATAAAAATTTTGCATATTGATCATGTCTGTGTTCAAGCACAACATATTGAACCTGATAAGATAACGGATGAATTAATTAGACTTAAAAAACTTAAGCAAAATTCTATATTAATTCTGGAAACTTACGAAAATCCGTACAACTTTTCAACGCCACATCTGGAATTAAGGATATTATTAAATTAA
- a CDS encoding Transposase, which translates to MNHFKGKQFQQDVIIVAVGYYLRYNLSYREVQEILYDRGINVSHTTIYRWVQEYGKRLYQIWKKKNKKSFYSWKMDETYIKIKGKWHYLYRAIDADGLTLDIWLRKKRDTQAAYAFLKRLVKQFDEPKVVVTDKAPSITSAFKKLKEYGFYQGTEHRTIKYLNNLIEQDHRPVKRRNKFYRSLRTASTTIKGMEAIRGLYKKTRKEGTLFGFSVCTEIKVLLGIPA; encoded by the coding sequence ATGAATCATTTTAAAGGAAAGCAATTTCAGCAGGATGTGATTATTGTAGCCGTGGGCTACTATCTTCGTTATAACCTTAGCTATCGTGAAGTTCAAGAAATCTTATATGATCGTGGCATTAACGTTTCTCATACGACGATTTATCGTTGGGTGCAAGAATATGGCAAACGACTCTATCAAATTTGGAAAAAGAAAAATAAAAAATCCTTTTATTCATGGAAAATGGATGAAACGTACATCAAAATTAAAGGAAAATGGCATTATTTGTATCGAGCCATCGATGCAGATGGTTTAACCTTGGATATTTGGTTACGTAAAAAACGGGACACACAAGCAGCCTATGCTTTTCTTAAGCGGTTAGTGAAGCAGTTTGATGAACCGAAGGTTGTAGTCACAGATAAAGCCCCCTCTATTACAAGTGCCTTTAAGAAACTAAAAGAATACGGCTTTTATCAAGGGACAGAACATCGTACCATTAAATACCTGAATAATTTGATTGAACAAGACCATCGTCCAGTAAAGAGACGCAATAAATTCTATCGAAGTTTACGCACTGCCTCTACCACGATTAAAGGTATGGAAGCCATCCGAGGATTATATAAGAAAACCCGAAAAGAAGGCACTCTCTTCGGGTTTTCGGTCTGTACTGAAATCAAGGTATTATTGGGAATCCCAGCTTAA
- a CDS encoding Ring-infected erythrocyte surface antigen precursor encodes MFKNIFQNLTEQAQEILGNITENIPEQIQNVAGGITENIPEQIQNVAGGITENIPEQIQNVAGGITENIPEQIQNVAGGITENIPEQIQNVAGGITENIPEQIQNVAGGITENIPEQIQNVADSITKFLG; translated from the coding sequence ATGTTTAAAAATATATTTCAAAACTTAACTGAACAAGCACAAGAAATTTTGGGGAATATAACCGAAAATATTCCTGAACAAATTCAAAATGTTGCAGGAGGTATAACCGAAAACATTCCTGAACAAATTCAAAATGTTGCAGGAGGTATAACCGAAAACATTCCTGAACAAATTCAAAATGTTGCAGGAGGTATAACCGAAAATATTCCTGAACAAATTCAAAATGTTGCAGGAGGTATAACCGAAAACATTCCCGAACAGATTCAAAATGTTGCAGGAGGTATAACCGAAAACATTCCCGAACAGATTCAAAATGTTGCAGGAGGTATAACCGAAAACATTCCTGAACAAATTCAAAATGTTGCAGATAGTATTACGAAATTTTTGGGATAA
- the cadA gene encoding Cadmium-transporting ATPase, which yields MSEKMTEKTYRIEGLSCTNCAGKFEKNVKQLPGVTSATVNFGASKISVEGQTTIEELEEAGAFENLIIRDDQENDEQVRSKESFIKRNIALIISLGFILVAVISQLSLGEDHLLTKALYILAIIIGGFDLFKEGFSDLIKLDFSMESLMTIAIIGAAFIGEWAEGSIVVILFAISEALERFSMDKARQSIRSLMDIAPKEALIRRNNVEQLVSVDKIDIDDIMIIKPGQKIAMDGLVINGHSSVNQAAITGESVPVEKQLDDEVFAGTLNEEGVLEVKVTKKVTDTTIAKIIHLVEEAQGERAPAQAFVDKFAKYYTPFIIIMALLIVVVPPLFFGGDWNKWLYQGLSILVVGCPCSLVISTPVSIVSAIGNAAKNGVLVKGGVYLEEIGHLRAIAFDKTGTLTKGKPVVTDFIATSSETDINYLSIISSLESLSQHPLASAILNEADKTNVDYKSIQIEDFQSITGKGLTGIHQNIRYYIGSPKLFSASVIEETAVKVQYRQFQEQGKTAMYFGTDEQILGVIAVADEVRDSSAAVISELHKLSIEHTIMLTGDNTKTAESIGKQLGVTEIKGDLMPQEKLDSIKALRTTYNKVAMVGDGINDAPALAASTVGIAMGGAGTDTALETADVALMGDDLQKLPFIVRLSRQTLKVIKQNITFSLGIKLLALLLVIPGWLTLWIAIVADMGATLLVTLNGLRLMKVK from the coding sequence ATGAGTGAGAAAATGACCGAAAAAACCTATCGAATAGAAGGATTAAGCTGTACAAATTGTGCAGGTAAATTTGAAAAAAATGTAAAGCAGTTGCCAGGAGTTACGAGTGCAACAGTAAACTTTGGTGCAAGTAAGATTTCAGTAGAAGGCCAAACAACAATTGAAGAACTCGAAGAAGCGGGAGCCTTCGAAAATCTTATCATTCGTGATGATCAAGAAAATGATGAACAAGTTAGATCAAAAGAGTCTTTTATTAAACGGAATATCGCTTTAATCATCTCTCTTGGTTTTATACTTGTTGCTGTGATTTCCCAACTATCATTGGGCGAAGATCATTTATTAACGAAAGCTCTTTATATATTGGCAATAATAATTGGTGGATTTGATTTATTTAAAGAAGGGTTCTCTGATTTGATCAAATTGGACTTCTCCATGGAATCTTTAATGACTATTGCAATTATTGGGGCCGCATTTATTGGAGAATGGGCCGAAGGTTCTATTGTAGTAATACTATTTGCTATTAGCGAAGCTTTGGAACGATTTTCAATGGATAAAGCAAGACAGTCGATTCGTTCTCTTATGGATATAGCTCCCAAAGAAGCTCTTATCAGGAGAAACAATGTAGAGCAATTAGTCAGTGTCGATAAAATCGATATCGACGATATTATGATCATTAAACCCGGACAAAAAATAGCCATGGATGGGCTTGTTATCAACGGTCATTCTTCAGTAAATCAAGCAGCAATAACAGGAGAATCGGTTCCTGTTGAAAAACAGTTAGATGATGAAGTGTTTGCAGGAACACTAAATGAAGAAGGTGTTCTTGAAGTCAAAGTAACAAAAAAAGTAACGGATACAACGATTGCCAAAATCATTCACTTAGTTGAAGAAGCGCAAGGAGAACGAGCTCCTGCACAAGCCTTTGTAGATAAATTTGCAAAATACTATACGCCATTCATAATTATTATGGCCCTTTTGATAGTGGTTGTTCCTCCGCTATTCTTTGGTGGTGACTGGAATAAATGGCTTTACCAAGGGTTATCCATTTTAGTTGTCGGATGTCCTTGTTCATTAGTGATCTCAACACCTGTTTCAATTGTTTCGGCTATTGGTAATGCAGCAAAAAATGGTGTTTTAGTAAAAGGCGGAGTCTATCTGGAAGAAATTGGTCATTTGAGAGCAATTGCTTTCGATAAGACTGGAACCTTAACAAAAGGAAAGCCTGTCGTAACGGATTTCATTGCAACCAGTTCTGAAACTGATATAAATTATCTATCGATTATTTCATCGTTGGAATCTCTTTCTCAACACCCATTAGCTTCTGCTATTTTAAACGAAGCGGATAAAACTAATGTGGATTACAAGTCAATACAAATAGAGGATTTCCAATCTATCACAGGTAAAGGACTTACAGGTATACATCAAAACATACGTTACTATATTGGAAGCCCTAAACTGTTTTCTGCATCAGTAATCGAAGAAACAGCGGTCAAAGTACAATACAGACAATTTCAAGAACAAGGGAAAACCGCCATGTATTTCGGTACTGACGAACAAATTTTAGGAGTAATTGCTGTCGCGGATGAAGTAAGAGATTCAAGTGCTGCCGTTATTTCTGAACTCCACAAGTTGTCAATTGAACACACTATTATGCTTACTGGTGATAATACTAAAACCGCTGAATCTATTGGTAAGCAATTAGGTGTGACTGAAATAAAAGGAGATCTAATGCCTCAAGAAAAATTAGATTCGATTAAAGCGTTGCGGACAACTTATAATAAAGTAGCAATGGTGGGCGACGGCATTAATGATGCACCAGCATTAGCTGCATCGACGGTTGGTATTGCAATGGGCGGTGCAGGAACAGATACGGCTCTCGAAACTGCTGATGTTGCTCTAATGGGCGACGATTTACAAAAATTACCATTCATTGTTAGACTTAGCCGTCAAACTCTAAAAGTAATTAAGCAAAATATCACCTTCTCATTAGGTATAAAACTATTAGCTCTACTACTAGTCATACCAGGTTGGCTAACACTATGGATTGCTATTGTAGCAGATATGGGAGCAACGCTTTTAGTAACATTAAACGGATTACGATTGATGAAAGTTAAATAA
- a CDS encoding Transposase gives MNHFKGKQFKKDVIIVAVGYYLRYNLSYREVQELLYDRGINVCHTTIYRWVQEYSKVLYYLWKKKNRQSFYSWKMDETYIKIKGRWHYLYRAIDADGLTLDIWLRKKRDTQAAYAFLKRLHKQFGQPRVIVTDKAPSLGSAFRKLQSVGLYTKTEHRTVKYLNNLIEQDHRPIKRRNKFYQSLRTASSTIKGMETIRGIYKKNRRNGTLFGFSVSTEIKVLMGIPA, from the coding sequence ATGAATCATTTTAAAGGCAAACAATTCAAAAAAGACGTCATTATTGTCGCTGTTGGTTACTACCTGCGTTACAATCTAAGCTATCGTGAAGTTCAGGAATTGTTATATGATCGTGGAATAAATGTTTGTCATACTACGATTTATCGTTGGGTGCAAGAGTACAGCAAAGTCCTCTATTATCTTTGGAAGAAGAAAAATAGACAATCCTTCTATTCATGGAAAATGGACGAAACCTATATCAAAATTAAGGGACGTTGGCATTATCTTTATCGTGCAATTGATGCGGACGGCTTAACCTTAGATATCTGGTTACGAAAGAAACGGGATACTCAAGCAGCCTATGCTTTCTTAAAACGACTTCATAAACAGTTTGGACAGCCTAGAGTCATCGTGACAGACAAAGCACCTTCTCTTGGCTCCGCCTTTAGAAAGTTACAGAGTGTGGGTTTATATACTAAGACAGAGCACCGAACTGTGAAGTATCTTAACAATTTAATAGAACAAGACCATCGACCTATTAAACGACGGAATAAATTTTATCAAAGTCTCCGTACAGCCTCTTCCACGATTAAGGGCATGGAGACCATTCGAGGAATATATAAAAAGAACCGAAGAAATGGAACGCTCTTCGGCTTTTCGGTGTCTACTGAAATCAAGGTATTAATGGGAATACCAGCCTAA
- a CDS encoding 2-haloalkanoic acid dehalogenase — translation MNNIRLHSIVQKSIKKSSKKGYVDVKFRTRFINPLTEKRREILSEWYTVPNKADENGKIKISPQIKSLVYKELQIKANETFEEITKKSLKDKENITLNEVWTLWHQERLNQKLVQPKTLAGEEGRYRNHIQKYIPQETLIKNIPTNLIKNFIDSLYPIGSHKRIAQSVKSDLSSIFKYAIANNFISPDQNPMPYITIGKKGLEEEIKILKEKNIEDYYLESSELREVLEIVKKYNEQYARIFEFQALTGMRISEVLGLKIETIDFDKKIASVIRSRATHSGASESNYEGNVKNLQSYRKVQLSDRAIEILREEIEENIKHIQFNPDYKDNGWIFTSKSKNKPDFNGSPLHYSVLNNFLNSSQNGKKNKKGNQRRVGINIDEKISFNKHISTHIFRHTHISFLAEQGVPLEAIQDRVGHNRGSRVTNIYLHVTQKTKDTITPLIDSLTQQ, via the coding sequence ATGAATAATATCCGCCTCCACTCTATTGTTCAGAAGAGTATAAAAAAATCATCTAAAAAAGGTTATGTAGATGTTAAATTCAGAACCCGCTTTATTAACCCTCTAACAGAAAAAAGGCGTGAAATTCTCTCAGAATGGTATACTGTTCCAAATAAAGCAGATGAAAATGGAAAAATAAAAATATCTCCTCAAATAAAATCTTTAGTTTATAAGGAACTCCAAATTAAAGCAAATGAAACGTTTGAAGAAATAACAAAAAAATCACTCAAAGATAAAGAAAATATAACTTTAAATGAAGTTTGGACCTTATGGCATCAAGAAAGATTAAATCAGAAGTTAGTTCAACCTAAAACATTAGCAGGTGAGGAGGGTAGGTATAGAAATCATATTCAAAAGTATATTCCTCAAGAGACCCTAATAAAAAATATCCCTACAAATTTAATTAAAAACTTTATCGATTCTTTATATCCTATCGGGAGTCACAAAAGAATAGCTCAAAGTGTAAAATCAGATTTATCATCTATTTTTAAATACGCAATTGCTAATAACTTTATCTCTCCAGACCAGAATCCTATGCCCTACATTACAATTGGCAAAAAAGGACTTGAGGAAGAGATTAAAATTCTTAAGGAGAAAAATATTGAAGATTATTACTTAGAGTCATCGGAACTTAGGGAGGTCTTAGAGATAGTTAAAAAATATAACGAACAATACGCAAGAATATTTGAGTTCCAGGCACTTACTGGTATGAGAATTAGTGAAGTTTTAGGCTTAAAAATTGAAACTATTGATTTTGATAAAAAAATAGCTTCTGTAATTAGAAGTCGAGCTACTCATTCTGGAGCTTCAGAATCTAATTACGAAGGAAATGTAAAAAACTTACAAAGCTATAGAAAGGTTCAACTCTCAGATAGAGCAATTGAGATACTTCGTGAAGAAATTGAAGAAAACATTAAGCATATTCAATTCAACCCTGACTACAAAGATAACGGTTGGATTTTTACATCTAAAAGTAAAAACAAACCTGATTTCAATGGATCCCCTTTACATTATAGTGTTCTAAATAATTTTCTAAACTCTTCTCAAAATGGGAAGAAGAATAAAAAAGGCAATCAAAGACGTGTCGGTATAAATATTGATGAAAAGATAAGTTTTAATAAACATATTTCAACTCATATCTTCAGGCATACTCATATAAGTTTTCTTGCAGAACAAGGCGTTCCACTTGAAGCTATTCAAGATCGAGTAGGGCATAATAGAGGAAGTAGAGTTACTAATATATATCTCCATGTAACTCAAAAGACAAAAGACACAATCACACCTCTAATTGATTCATTAACTCAGCAATAA
- the cadC gene encoding Cadmium efflux system accessory protein, translating into MNNEICEITCIHEDKVNRAKSKLANFDTPSVSGFFKILSDENRLKIVHALVHEDELCVCDIANIIDASVATTSHHLNSLKKLGVVDSHKDGKLVYYFIKNIKILNLMELGVNFKEEVLA; encoded by the coding sequence ATGAATAATGAAATTTGTGAAATAACTTGTATTCATGAAGACAAAGTTAATCGTGCTAAATCTAAACTAGCAAACTTTGATACTCCGTCAGTAAGTGGTTTCTTTAAAATATTGTCAGATGAAAATCGACTTAAAATTGTACATGCTTTAGTTCATGAAGATGAGCTATGTGTTTGTGATATTGCTAATATCATTGATGCTTCGGTCGCAACAACTTCACACCATCTGAACTCCTTAAAAAAATTGGGAGTAGTTGATAGTCACAAGGATGGTAAGTTAGTCTACTATTTTATTAAAAATATCAAAATCTTAAATCTTATGGAGCTTGGCGTAAATTTTAAAGAAGAGGTGCTAGCATGA